The genomic DNA TTTGGTCCTTCAAGTTGGGAGACCAAAGAATCTTCTTGTAAGTTGTGGTAACCATAGACCAATTTCCATTTTGTTTGTAATCGGGTATTGACTACACAAATTTTTGAGCTTCTAGTTCTAGTTACTTCTACCAAGAAAATGATAAGATAGATCCAGGACATCATCACATCCTGCTTTAATTGGATGGGATGACAGTTTCTCATATTTGATctgtaaaatcaaaattttgatccaATCCTGTTGATTAGTTAATATAAGTGaccttgtattttttttttatatattttttaacctCTTTTTGACGGACTAGGTTTTTGTTAATCCAAGGAGTGGGAAAGGGATAGGAAGCAGAACCTGGGAAGCAGTGGCTCCCATATTTTTACGGGCTAAAATAAACACAAAGGTAAAACTTTGCATTAATATCTGTGATGGTATGTATGGTTATCAAATACATGCATCAATCACAATTTGATCTTATCTTTCCATTTCCTGATGGTAGAAAGTAATTGCCCGATTTCAGGTGATTGTGACCGAAAGGGCAAATCATGCATTTGATGTAATGGCATCTACTGCAAACAAGGACCTTAAAATGTATGATGGTATTGTTGCTGTTGTAAGTAAGAGATCTctgcatttttaatttttacctCCAAGATGGATAAATCATGTCAAGCTATATTATTGTGGAGCAATTAGTCAATCATAAGTATTGTTCGTTTTCAACCCTCCATTTCTCCTATAAAGGTGGCATTGGCCCAGAAGTTTTTTCTTATTAATAATTGATTTCCCAGTAAAAAGAATTTGCATCTTATTAAATTCAACGCTGAATTTGATCATTAGTTTTGTTTGGGAACATGATACtgcttatttttctatttttagagGCATAGAGTATTACATAATGTGAAACCTAGAAGCTTGCCTGTTGGTGCTCCAACTTGGTTGTCATAACATTGTGGCTAAATACCtgatatttaattattcttattttgctttaattgtttatatttcagttttaCCTAAATAACTGATATTTCCTCCGAAAGATTTTGCAAGTTCCTGCGCTTTCTGTTTCTCTCTGTCTGTGCCTCTATCTTATTTATGCTGCATTTTTCCCTAGGGTGGAGATGGTTTCTTCAATGAGATCCTCAATGGTTTTCTTTTGTCGAGGCATTTGGCACATTACCCACCTACACCTTCTGATATCATAGATTTCCCACAGGCTGAAGGTAACTATCCTAATGAAGCGATAACTGAAATTGACAATGGAAGTGAAGATCAGGCACCACTCCTATCAAGTGCTAAATATGGTGGATTAGGACTCTCAACTTCTCGTATGTACTTTggaaaacatttattttcaaatgaaaatcaTAGGCCCATttgataatgtttttgtttttagaatttatgcttatttACTAACCTGtataaaattgttttcaaaatcagCTAAATcttaaaaaagggaaagaacaaaggaaagaaaaaagaaaagaaaagaaaaatagctttcaCTTTTCACTAACCTGTTCTTggtttatttaaatttggctaagatTCCAAAAGTGTTTTGGAAAGTGAAAACCAACAAGGCGAGTATATATAGGTATAGATAGtttttataagcttaatttctaaaaacaataaactataaACAAAATCATTGCCAAATGAGGCCTTAATTATCTAGTTTTTTGGTTATAGGTAGTTCACTGATGTATAATTGGATATATCTAAAATTCAGGGAGTAAAGATGGTTCTTGGGACACAGGTTAGAATATTTCACACTGTTAGAGGTGAAGCCAATGTATTATAATGGCTATATTCAATCCTCACCTGTCCCCTGGTTCTTTGCTCCTCAACTGATGTCACTGAGTTGTAACACTTTTCAATCTTCTTACAGGGAACTCAACAGATCATGATTCTGAAATTTCACCATTTGATACATGGTTTAGATTTGGAATCATTCCTGCGGGTTCAACAGATGCTATTGTGATGTGGTACCTTTTCTTCTCTTGCAACTCATGTCCACATCAACTTGTATTTAATTGTCCAATATCAACTTCGAGTTTGAAAATCTTTaatatttaaggagttagattaaAAATTCTAGCGAATATTTTTGCTTCTATATCATGTAGTCTTTCTAGTGACTCTTGTAACTACAATCTGTTAGGTATCTACTCCACTTGCACTCAAGTAAAACCCAACAAGGGATAGAGAAAAATAGGGAAGACGATCCCTGTTTCGATgatatattcaaatatgaattCCACCACTAGTTTACAATGATATCAAAGTTGCTAAGCCAAAATAACACAAAGAAACAACAATgggaaacagaaaagataaaacAGTCACGAAATACTCCAGCACTTTCGAGAGAGCTGAAATTCCTCTGCTATATAATATTTCAGCCTTCAGCCAAATTTTTCTCTGCCTCACCATGAAAACCCAAAACCTTTCATAAACCCTCCAAGTGGTTCTCACCTGCAATGGAACCCTTTTTGTCGTTTGGTTACCCATTTGCCCCTTATGCATTTCCTTTATTACCCCTCAAAGCATATGTATAGAGGATTGGGGGTCTCACAATACCCCTTGTTTCGAGAttcaccttgtcctcaaggtgaaaGTAAGAAAAATGTTCCTTTATAAAGTCAATGGGTTCCGAAGTAGCCTCACTAGCAGGTTGATTCATCCATTTTACTAACGATTCATTCATTGCTAACTCCATGTTCCATCTTGCCCACAAAACAGATCCAGGCTTCACTTGTAGATCGGAATTGTCAGGAAGGTCGGGGGGATGCTCTTGGACTAAATATTTACTTCCCACCAACTTCTCCAACTGGGACACATGAAAAACATTGTGGATTGAGGTGTTCGAATGTAACTGCAGCCAGTATGCCACTTCCACAATGTGTTCTGATAACTTTTATGGCCCATAAAACTTGGGAGATAACTTTTCACATCTCTTCTTAGCTGACGAATGTTGTCGGTTAAGGCCTAAGCGTCAAAAACACCTTATCTCCCACCTCTAAGACCAACTCCCTTTGATTCTGATCTGCCACTTTCTTAAGGAGCTACCAAGGCTTCATTCCTAGCCATTAATTGTTGTCAATCACATTGTTAGATGTTTTCTTTTCCTCGTAGGAAGCAAAAGAAGTGGTTTTCGGCCATAGTCGATGTTGAAAGGGGTGGTGTTAATAGAGATGTGGAAGGTGGTATTATACTAGTATTCAACCCAAGGGATCCACGTGCTCCATTGTTTAGGACCTTAGGTTGCTCGTTGCAAAAACAATGCAGGTATGTCTCTAAGCACTGGTTCACTAGCTTTGTTTGTCCATCGGTTTGAGGATGAAAAGTCGGGCTTCTTTTCAATACTGTGCCTTGAACGAAAAACAACTCACTCCAAAAGTTAGAAATATTTTGTCTCAATCTGACATAATCGACTTAGGTACCCTGTGTATAATCTAATGACCTCCTTAATGAAGGACTCTGCCACTTGTTTACCTGAATAGGGATGACAGCGAAGAATAAAATGCACATATTTATTGAGTCAATCAACTACCACCATTATTGAATCACTCCCCAATGATTTAGGCAAACCTTCCACAAAGTACATGGAGATTTCTTCCCATATTTGATCAGGAAGGAGCAACCATACTGCAGACAACAACTCAGTTTTACTTCTTTGACAAATCAAACTGCTCTCCACATAAGCTTTGACATTGGATTTCATTCCTTTCCAATACAGCTGACTCATGATTCTTTTGTAGGTTCTTGAGAACCCTGAGTGCCCTCCCAAGACTAAATCATGGAAAGTGTGCAACAAGAAGATGACTTAGTTAAGACTAACCTGTCCTTGTAGAACAATTTTCCTTCGTGTAGCTGAAATTTAGGCACCCCCTTGGGAACTATCTCCAGTCGGGCAATGCTACATTGTAGCTGCCAATCGGTGTAACAAACATTTTCCTTGGCATTTCGTTTTGAATCTGCTCGTGTCAGGACTTCTCTGCGGTGTTCTCTTTCTCAACACTTTAGTAGTTTActtgatatattttttgtttgggATGCTTTTGTCGTTCctttataattttgatttattgttCTATTTTGTCTCTCGTTTCTGAAGTTCGTATCTTTTgagctagttttttttttcattttttcgaCAAAAAGTTCCATTTCttgtaattaaaaaagaaaaaaaaaagtaataaataaatagaagaagaagcagAAGAAGGAAAGACTTAGGGTTTAGGGTTCTCATTCGTCAATAaaaaatttttgtttcttgttataATATTCTGGTCATGAAAGATCTATCTCTATCAACCTGATGCCCCTATACCTTTGCTTGGTATTGAGGCACCACCTTCTGGTTTGTGTTCCTGAACTAGACGccatgttttgttttgttttgtttttttgtttttttgtttttttgttttttttttgtttttttttgttttttttttttttttgagttgaCTCAAAGCAGATTGCAAAACAAATGAATTGGGAGATTTAATTTATTCACGGTAAAAGTATTACAACTTGTGGTAGAAAATTTTACTTACTGTTTTCTACTGGAGCCAATTGCATTCATCATTAATCATCTTTTTGATCAGTTCTGAGGCTGTCCTATCCTTGCAGTTCTACTGGATGTCGAGATCCTATTACTTCAACCTTGCAAATTGTCTTGGGTAAAAgagtccaccttgatattgctCAAGTAGTTAGGTGGAAAAAGACTCCAACATCAAACTTTGATCCTTATGTACGCTATGCGGCTTCTTTTGCTGGGTACTTTCTCATTTTTGTTGCGTAATACTTCAAATAGGATGATAATTAAGCTTTCATTggaatagtttttctttttcgcAACTCTATCCAATCTTTACTTCTGGTTTGTTATCTTCCAGGAAGTTGATTTGTTGTGTGCATAGACTTGCAGTGTGTAGGAAGTTGGTTGCAATCATAATGGCTTTAAAGAACGTATTTTCTTCTTGCAAGAACAATACACAAGCTATATGTCTACTGTTTATTGATTCAAAAGAAGCATATGTACATATGGCTTATTTTAGTTGCAGTAGCAAATCTTCAAATGGAAACTTGAGTTGGCATGCAATACATTCTGAAAGAAAATCATGGTCTATCTAATTCATGCACATGTCGCAGGAGTTCTCTTTTCCGTCTAGTTTCTCTCTAAGAAATTATTTAGGTTCGACTTTTATCGAACGTTCGGAAATAATTAGTATTCTGATTGGTGGGAAAGACACGGTCATACCTCTTGTCTGTCTGTGCTACAATTTATATAATCAAAAGTTTCTCTACTTTTTCCCTATTAAGAATCAACGTGCAATTCTGAACTATGAAAGCATTAATTTGGTTGTTTGGTGGCACAACTTTCTTGATAAGCACAATCTCTCAGCCACTGCTTGTTGACATACTTTGTTGAGCTTTTGGAAGCTTCCCTCtaaatttttgcattttttattttcagttATGGATTTTATGGAGATGTCATTACAGAGAGTGAAAAATTACGCTGGATGGGGCCTAGACGTTATGATTATGCCGGCACAAGAGTGTTCTTGAGGCATAGGTATCTCCAGTCAGATTTACTTGAAAAACATCCAAAGTTCTTTTGAACTCGGTTATTGAACTTATGCTTTTTGCATTTCATACTGAATAAACCCGTGGCTTCTTTTTTTGGTTGATGCGTCATGGAAACTTTCTTGTTGAGGGTATACGTATGCCTCTTATAATTTAATGTTATGCTGATTAGTTTACATGTTCTCATTTATAATAAAACTTTACTTTTTTACAGTTCATACGAAGCAGAGGTAGCCTATGTTGATATAAAGTCGGAAGACACTAATACAAATGGGAAAAGAGTGCTCTGTCGTCGCAATTGTAGTATTTGTAACACAAAGCCACACTTAAAGCATTCTCACACTGGCTCGCGTTCACGTCAGGATGAAACGAGATGGTTGAAATCCAAGGGACGTTTCCTAAGTATTGGTGCTGCTGTAATCTCTTGTCGTAATGAAAAAGCACCAGATGGCTTAGTGGCTGATGCTCACCTTTCAGACGGCTTCCTGCATCTGATATTGATCAGAGACTGCCACCACGCTCTCTATCTTTGGTAAAACAATCTCTATCCATTGTGTCGTTTCAGCTTTTTCTGCCACATTTATTAGTCTCCATTGGATTCGTCAAGTTCCTTCTGTTTTTTGTTTGGGGACTTTTCATTCTCCTGAAAGCCTTTAGTTTGTTTTAAATGGATATGAATAGGCACCTTACCCAGCTGGCCAGAAAAGGTGGAAAACCAATGGATTTCAAGTTTGTGGAACATCACAAGGTATGTTTAGTGCAGTATCCTCCTTTTCAACTCTGGTTAAATAACAAACGTAGTTCGAACTATTTGACAGCGGTGTCTATTTAGTACctttattttaaagtttaatttaagtttttaacTTTGAATTATAATTTATGTAGTTTTTGCTGCCAATGTTAATAACTAGATTATGACATAACAtgtttattagataaatattgTCTGGTTTATTTCAATGTATCGACAAACACGAAAACAAAGTCAACAATTAGGCAAATTGATATACTGCTTTTAAAAAGAACGACTATATCTGATGTTTGTTCAACAGACATGTCATATCATCATTTAgcacaaatttaaaaatgtattggacactttttaaagtttacgGACGGAGTATAAGCATCAAAGCCAGTTTCTTTCGTGGTCTGTTTCTCTAATTTCTGCTGCATTGCGCACAGACTACAGCTTTTACATTCACTTCATTTGGTGATCAAAGTGTTTGGAATTTGGATGGGGAGCTACTTGAAGCACACCAGCTTTCAGCGCAAGTATTTCGTGGCCTTATTAGCTTATTTGCTTCTGGCCCTGAAGTTTGAATGAGGTATTCATATACAAATAGGCTTCCTTCTAAATATTTGTTCGAGTCCTTTCAGgtttagaaaatgaaaagaatggTTCCATTTACGGTCAGGGTTGAATGAAATGTACGATCGTTTGGGAATCTGAAAAGGATGCGactgtttgaatgtataatctGTACTATTTCAAACCTGTTTATAACATTTTTGCATTTCGTTTCAATAGTTAATACTTATTTGATAACATTCTTGTTTGTTTTATAATCTACCTAAATTGAAACATAGTAATTATCAAacgatgattaaaaaaaaaaaaacaattaggGGTGAATACTAAAACCgaccaaaatgaaataattgaCAAAACCACATTGAATCTAATTGAAAAATTTAGGCTTTAAGTCTAGAGACATTACTTCTATCACTAAATTTCTTTCTTAGTAatctattttttagtttaaaaaaccaagtcaaattttgaaaattaaaaaaagtaactttaaaaaacttgttctttgtttttggaatttggtttaagaattcaattattgtacttgacaaaaatataaaatgttgtaagaaattgggagaaaatagatttaattttcaaaaacaaaaaacaaaaaatgaaatagttatcaaacgaggtcttaattttttgtttaaaataataaagaaattgaaaatttttgtttagtttgatTTTGGATTGAACCTAAAACCAAACTGTTCATATTATTGGGTTGactaaataaataacaaactttaagttttcatttggataaatagtaaaaactttttaaaattgtaaaaatagtaaaacaaattagaaaattagaaaacaatgaTTAACAATTGTCAAAACTATCGTTACATGGAATTCTAAAGGTTTGAGAGTTTCAAAATCGtttaaaaacaacaaatacatTCTATCTAGACAATTATTACCCATTAAACAATGCATTTTGACAAAATGTTTAATCCACGTGTACAAGAAATAAACTGTTTTCTTCAATACAAACTTGCTCCTAAAAAGTAAACATACTCTAGTGGGAATACAAGATTGAAAGGAATCAAAATCTTGGAAATCAACGATTTCAGTGTTGCCCTCACGAGATTAAGGAGAATGATCAATGTTTGCTAATTCATTATTCAAATATAGTGTATTTCCAGTGTTCGGGGGAGACATGATCAACCACTACACATAAATCAATTTGGTGGGATTCTGATAAAACTGACATCAACcacaaaatatttttatcttcaaCGATATTTGAATTGGCAGAACCAATCTGGTACATTATCAAATAATATAGTTAACTCGGTGGagggaaaaaatttaaaaattatagtaGTGAGAATTCTCATCCCATCAACCATCAAAGAGGAGTCTAATACATTGTAAAAccataaaaaaaagtaacttattAAACaaaccacaacaaaaccaaaatcGATGAACACTTTGTGTGAGTAACAACAgtcatgatcattttttttacgtagtgatatttctttttgtatctaaaactaatttattaagaatatgagaaatatacaactaatttattaagaatgtatgtcaaaaattatgaaaaacaattcaaagatttgaataaaattgaatatataatgaaaaatcattcaaagatttgaataaaatatatggataaaataaaagtaataatatatggatatttaaaatataattaggtagaaaaaatttagaaatttaattaagaTAAAATTAATTCGAAAAGTGGTCAAACAGAATCTAAAATAAAGAGAGTTGTTGTTGTTAAGGAATATCAACAATTACTCTGTATACACAACTCGATCGTGTTTTTTTATTCTACAATTATCtagtatttgtagtttcatcaacaacaagTACTACGAAACAAACAAGAGCATGTAAGagatttagaaatttgtgatcATGCGCATGTCATGTGAATAGCCATAAATCTTATTTCTTTGCGGTTTTGTTAGGTTTCAAAACGAAACCCAATTCCCTATATTGTATTATAGGTCAGTGGTTTTGAGCTTGGGCTTGTGACGACCCA from Benincasa hispida cultivar B227 unplaced genomic scaffold, ASM972705v1 Contig395, whole genome shotgun sequence includes the following:
- the LOC120069444 gene encoding ceramide kinase isoform X3, producing the protein MEREQSCSAVGGETHPNHPQTLILKSIFFLDGFGEVLLTSNSDGLSWESVDSPETEGSHCLGIKLVPEAPAEVKFSDIYAVEFDNFGVIQKSKLAVAPSCILCDEYEMYRFTVHCFQRSKSQPAQWVLTKFTFGHEDQQTCQMWVNQIDASLVLQVGRPKNLLVFVNPRSGKGIGSRTWEAVAPIFLRAKINTKVIVTERANHAFDVMASTANKDLKMYDGIVAVGGDGFFNEILNGFLLSRHLAHYPPTPSDIIDFPQAEGNSTDHDSEISPFDTWFRFGIIPAGSTDAIVMWKQKKWFSAIVDVERGGVNRDVEGGIILVFNPRDPRAPLFRTLGCSLQKQCSSTGCRDPITSTLQIVLGKRVHLDIAQVVRWKKTPTSNFDPYVRYAASFAGYGFYGDVITESEKLRWMGPRRYDYAGTRVFLRHSSYEAEVAYVDIKSEDTNTNGKRVLCRRNCSICNTKPHLKHSHTGSRSRQDETRWLKSKGRFLSIGAAVISCRNEKAPDGLVADAHLSDGFLHLILIRDCHHALYLWHLTQLARKGGKPMDFKFVEHHKTTAFTFTSFGDQSVWNLDGELLEAHQLSAQVFRGLISLFASGPEV
- the LOC120069444 gene encoding ceramide kinase isoform X6; translated protein: MEREQSCSAVGGETHPNHPQTLILKSIFFLDGFGEVLLTSNSDGLSWESVDSPETEGSHCLGIKLVPEAPAEVKFSDIYAVEFDNFGVIQKSKLAVAPSCILCDEYEMYRFTVHCFQRSKSQPAQWVLTKFTFGHEDQQTCQMWVNQIDASLVLQVGRPKNLLVFVNPRSGKGIGSRTWEAVAPIFLRAKINTKVIVTERANHAFDVMASTANKDLKMYDGIVAVGGDGFFNEILNGFLLSRHLAHYPPTPSDIIDFPQAEGNYPNEAITEIDNGSEDQAPLLSSAKYGGLGLSTSRNSTDHDSEISPFDTWFRFGIIPAGSTDAIVMCSTGCRDPITSTLQIVLGKRVHLDIAQVVRWKKTPTSNFDPYVRYAASFAGYGFYGDVITESEKLRWMGPRRYDYAGTRVFLRHSSYEAEVAYVDIKSEDTNTNGKRVLCRRNCSICNTKPHLKHSHTGSRSRQDETRWLKSKGRFLSIGAAVISCRNEKAPDGLVADAHLSDGFLHLILIRDCHHALYLWHLTQLARKGGKPMDFKFVEHHKTTAFTFTSFGDQSVWNLDGELLEAHQLSAQVFRGLISLFASGPEV
- the LOC120069444 gene encoding ceramide kinase isoform X5; protein product: MEREQSCSAVGGETHPNHPQTLILKSIFFLDGFGEVLLTSNSDGLSWESVDSPETMYRFTVHCFQRSKSQPAQWVLTKFTFGHEDQQTCQMWVNQIDASLVLQVGRPKNLLVFVNPRSGKGIGSRTWEAVAPIFLRAKINTKVIVTERANHAFDVMASTANKDLKMYDGIVAVGGDGFFNEILNGFLLSRHLAHYPPTPSDIIDFPQAEGNYPNEAITEIDNGSEDQAPLLSSAKYGGLGLSTSRSKDGSWDTGNSTDHDSEISPFDTWFRFGIIPAGSTDAIVMWKQKKWFSAIVDVERGGVNRDVEGGIILVFNPRDPRAPLFRTLGCSLQKQCSSTGCRDPITSTLQIVLGKRVHLDIAQVVRWKKTPTSNFDPYVRYAASFAGYGFYGDVITESEKLRWMGPRRYDYAGTRVFLRHSSYEAEVAYVDIKSEDTNTNGKRVLCRRNCSICNTKPHLKHSHTGSRSRQDETRWLKSKGRFLSIGAAVISCRNEKAPDGLVADAHLSDGFLHLILIRDCHHALYLWHLTQLARKGGKPMDFKFVEHHKTTAFTFTSFGDQSVWNLDGELLEAHQLSAQVFRGLISLFASGPEV
- the LOC120069444 gene encoding ceramide kinase isoform X1 — encoded protein: MEREQSCSAVGGETHPNHPQTLILKSIFFLDGFGEVLLTSNSDGLSWESVDSPETEGSHCLGIKLVPEAPAEVKFSDIYAVEFDNFGVIQKSKLAVAPSCILCDEYEMYRFTVHCFQRSKSQPAQWVLTKFTFGHEDQQTCQMWVNQIDASLVLQVGRPKNLLVFVNPRSGKGIGSRTWEAVAPIFLRAKINTKVIVTERANHAFDVMASTANKDLKMYDGIVAVGGDGFFNEILNGFLLSRHLAHYPPTPSDIIDFPQAEGNYPNEAITEIDNGSEDQAPLLSSAKYGGLGLSTSRSKDGSWDTGNSTDHDSEISPFDTWFRFGIIPAGSTDAIVMWKQKKWFSAIVDVERGGVNRDVEGGIILVFNPRDPRAPLFRTLGCSLQKQCSSTGCRDPITSTLQIVLGKRVHLDIAQVVRWKKTPTSNFDPYVRYAASFAGYGFYGDVITESEKLRWMGPRRYDYAGTRVFLRHSSYEAEVAYVDIKSEDTNTNGKRVLCRRNCSICNTKPHLKHSHTGSRSRQDETRWLKSKGRFLSIGAAVISCRNEKAPDGLVADAHLSDGFLHLILIRDCHHALYLWHLTQLARKGGKPMDFKFVEHHKTTAFTFTSFGDQSVWNLDGELLEAHQLSAQVFRGLISLFASGPEV
- the LOC120069444 gene encoding ceramide kinase isoform X2 translates to MEREQSCSAVGGETHPNHPQTLILKSIFFLDGFGEVLLTSNSDGLSWESVDSPETEGSHCLGIKLVPEAPAEVKFSDIYAVEFDNFGVIQKSKLAVAPSCILCDEYEMYRFTVHCFQRSKSQPAQWVLTKFTFGHEDQQTCQMWVNQIDASLVLQVGRPKNLLVFVNPRSGKGIGSRTWEAVAPIFLRAKINTKVIVTERANHAFDVMASTANKDLKMYDGIVAVGGDGFFNEILNGFLLSRHLAHYPPTPSDIIDFPQAEGNYPNEAITEIDNGSEDQAPLLSSAKYGGLGLSTSRNSTDHDSEISPFDTWFRFGIIPAGSTDAIVMWKQKKWFSAIVDVERGGVNRDVEGGIILVFNPRDPRAPLFRTLGCSLQKQCSSTGCRDPITSTLQIVLGKRVHLDIAQVVRWKKTPTSNFDPYVRYAASFAGYGFYGDVITESEKLRWMGPRRYDYAGTRVFLRHSSYEAEVAYVDIKSEDTNTNGKRVLCRRNCSICNTKPHLKHSHTGSRSRQDETRWLKSKGRFLSIGAAVISCRNEKAPDGLVADAHLSDGFLHLILIRDCHHALYLWHLTQLARKGGKPMDFKFVEHHKTTAFTFTSFGDQSVWNLDGELLEAHQLSAQVFRGLISLFASGPEV
- the LOC120069444 gene encoding ceramide kinase isoform X4, with the translated sequence MEREQSCSAVGGETHPNHPQTLILKSIFFLDGFGEVLLTSNSDGLSWESVDSPETEGSHCLGIKLVPEAPAEVKFSDIYAVEFDNFGVIQKSKLAVAPSCILCDEYEMYRFTVHCFQRSKSQPAQWVLTKFTFGHEDQQTCQMWVNQIDASLVLQVGRPKNLLVFVNPRSGKGIGSRTWEAVAPIFLRAKINTKVIVTERANHAFDVMASTANKDLKMYDGIVAVGGDGFFNEILNGFLLSRHLAHYPPTPSDIIDFPQAEGNYPNEAITEIDNGSEDQAPLLSSAKYGGLGLSTSRSKDGSWDTGNSTDHDSEISPFDTWFRFGIIPAGSTDAIVMCSTGCRDPITSTLQIVLGKRVHLDIAQVVRWKKTPTSNFDPYVRYAASFAGYGFYGDVITESEKLRWMGPRRYDYAGTRVFLRHSSYEAEVAYVDIKSEDTNTNGKRVLCRRNCSICNTKPHLKHSHTGSRSRQDETRWLKSKGRFLSIGAAVISCRNEKAPDGLVADAHLSDGFLHLILIRDCHHALYLWHLTQLARKGGKPMDFKFVEHHKTTAFTFTSFGDQSVWNLDGELLEAHQLSAQVFRGLISLFASGPEV
- the LOC120069444 gene encoding ceramide kinase isoform X7: MEREQSCSAVGGETHPNHPQTLILKSIFFLDGFGEVLLTSNSDGLSWESVDSPETEGSHCLGIKLVPEAPAEVKFSDIYAVEFDNFGVIQKSKLAVAPSCILCDEYEMYRFTVHCFQRSKSQPAQWVLTKFTFGHEDQQTCQMWVNQIDASLVLQVGRPKNLLVFVNPRSGKGIGSRTWEAVAPIFLRAKINTKVIVTERANHAFDVMASTANKDLKMYDGIVAVGGDGFFNEILNGFLLSRHLAHYPPTPSDIIDFPQAEGNSTDHDSEISPFDTWFRFGIIPAGSTDAIVMCSTGCRDPITSTLQIVLGKRVHLDIAQVVRWKKTPTSNFDPYVRYAASFAGYGFYGDVITESEKLRWMGPRRYDYAGTRVFLRHSSYEAEVAYVDIKSEDTNTNGKRVLCRRNCSICNTKPHLKHSHTGSRSRQDETRWLKSKGRFLSIGAAVISCRNEKAPDGLVADAHLSDGFLHLILIRDCHHALYLWHLTQLARKGGKPMDFKFVEHHKTTAFTFTSFGDQSVWNLDGELLEAHQLSAQVFRGLISLFASGPEV